In the genome of Plasmodium chabaudi chabaudi strain AS genome assembly, chromosome: 6, one region contains:
- a CDS encoding trafficking protein particle complex subunit 5, putative, translated as MDKGKNEIKKELLKAKKNVSLSAFSILFCEIVQYCLYKSKKGYRIEDCLHEMGIRVGYKLNEYLCYRNKAKRSINILNILTFISKHLWKYLFDYSSDLLKSQDSIYEYMICDQNILLNKFITVPKDYGNINCASFAAGIVEGFLCSSEFQAEVTAHTVNKNDKTENTTIFIKFYPEVIEREQNN; from the coding sequence ATGGATAAAGGAAAAAACGagattaaaaaagaattattaaaagctaaaaaaaatgtaagtCTAAGTGCCTttagtatattattttgtgaaaTAGTTCAATATTGTTTATACAAAAGTAAAAAGGGATATAGAATAGAGGATTGTTTACATGAAATGGGAATACGTGTAggttataaattaaatgaatatttatgttatcGAAATAAAGCTAAAAgaagtataaatatattgaatattttaacatttatttcaaaacatttatggaaatatttatttgactATTCATCCGATTTACTTAAATCGCAAGatagtatatatgaatatatgatttgtgatcaaaatattttattaaataaatttataacagTACCAAAGGATTATGGCAATATAAATTGTGCATCATTTGCTGCTGGGATCGTTGAGGGTTTTCTTTGCAGCTCTGAATTTCAAGCTGAGGTTACTGCACATactgtaaataaaaatgataaaactGAAAATacaactatttttataaaattttatccTGAAGTAATTGAACGAGAACAAAATAACTAA
- a CDS encoding succinyl-CoA ligase, putative → MSIQKTEQFFLRKSFYSVWVEYNKNVNYKSHFKNSLEYIFKPKSIAIIGATERKGSVGNSLVNNLIKGENNYKLHFVNIKGSKIYDRDSYKSLKDIKDDSIHLAVIAVPRDYVLAAMEELKCKNVRGVVIITAGFKETGEEGLKLEKQIIDIAKKNNIRIIGPNCLGIIHSYHNMNASFADSDILKGHFSLLSQSGAICSAALDLSLQHNIGFSHFISVGSMCDVQFYELIEYLFYDDNTKYILLYVESIGDMDRFMETCKRICLYKPIIVLKSGKTAKAAEAAISHTGSMVGNYEIFYASMKKLGVLVAENFEELFNMCKILNLSKYPETNEVCVVTNAGGPGVLLVDSIVKNDGSLTNLNNKLKTELDKFLPNSWSKANPIDILGDASPALYKKTIEALALDEQYKNIVVLLSPQSVTDPLKTAQEIINLKNNLTAKNKLILCNYLGGTSLEQSSNLLNKNNIPTFVHPEHSVQNLLKLYQNVKHIQGLYQEIPDFLATDEENYYINKLIQKQHDFNSSENPRKREAIEIIKKAFENKNYILNEYDSKQILEAYDIPVVNTKIYKTLSDVENADKINYPCAMKIYSDTITHKKDIGGVILNINSKEELINAYKKIYENVQAHKQEKGFQGVTIQDMININDGIELILGYYYDKCFGPVLLFGSGGSYVEIFKDTVLLIPPITYSYAHHTIKNTKIYNALLGNSSRFKKCDMPKLITTIMNFSELVSDLLPYINESDINPLFVSGNKMIALDARFTLRKTINFDSKNDLYNKISKRYPMNLVTIHNENPNLENFSKHITRPIHEYDFKLIRKFIKNNLEELHKDTFFFVNKDHIISDMFSYQLCNCDYELYNVILNIENNNINGLVKIENKNDLHCYIYAKDKSTFSILIDQINTLSKQNNNSKSNFIYIKKNSNYIDNLKNAGYSLDHEQDDVACYVKAN, encoded by the coding sequence ATGAGTATACAGAAAACGGAGCAATTTTTTCTCCGAAAAAGTTTTTATAGTGTATGGGTAGAgtataacaaaaatgtaaattataaatcccattttaaaaatagtttagaatatatatttaagcCCAAAAGTATTGCAATAATTGGGGCAACTGAAAGAAAAGGATCTGTTGGAAATTCGCTTGTTAATAACTTAATAAAGggagaaaataattataaacttcattttgtaaatattaaaggcagtaaaatatatgataggGATAGTTATAAATCGTTGAAAGACATTAAAGATGATTCTATCCATTTAGCTGTTATAGCAGTGCCCCGAGATTATGTCCTTGCAGCAATGGAAGAATTAAAATGCAAAAATGTTCGAGGGgttgttattattacagCTGGATTTAAAGAAACAGGTGAAGAAGGtttaaaattagaaaaacaaattatagatatagctaaaaaaaataatataagaatTATAGGACCGAACTGTTTAGGTATTATACATTCTTATCATAATATGAATGCATCTTTTGCAGATAgtgatatattaaaaggacatttttctttacttTCTCAAAGTGGTGCAATATGCTCAGCAGCTTTAGATTTATCTTTACAACATAATATTGGTTTTTCGCATTTTATTTCGGTTGGATCTATGTGTGATGTTCAATTTTATGAACTaattgaatatttattttatgatgataatacaaaatatattttattatatgttgAATCCATTGGAGATATGGATAGGTTTATGGAAACATGTAAGAggatttgtttatataaaccTATAATTGTATTAAAAAGTGGAAAAACTGCAAAAGCTGCTGAAGCTGCTATTTCACATACGGGTTCTATGGTTGGCAATtatgaaattttttatgcatctatgaaaaaattaggGGTTCTAGTTGCTGAAAATTTTgaagaattatttaatatgtgtaaaattttaaatttatcaaaatatcCAGAAACAAATGAAGTATGTGTTGTAACAAATGCAGGAGGTCCTGGAGTATTACTAGTAGATagtattgtaaaaaatgatggaTCTTTAactaatttaaataataaattaaaaacagAGTTAGATAAATTTCTACCAAATTCTTGGAGTAAAGCTAATCCAATTGATATACTTGGTGATGCATCACCagcattatataaaaaaactataGAAGCATTAGCTTTAGATGagcaatataaaaatatcgttgttttattatcacCCCAGAGTGTTACGGATCCTTTAAAAACGGCacaagaaataataaatcttaaaaataatttaacagcaaaaaataaattaatattatgtaaCTATTTAGGAGGTACATCTTTAGAACAGTCTTCAAATTTactaaacaaaaataatattccaACATTTGTCCATCCTGAACATTCAGTACAAAAcctattaaaattatatcaaaatGTTAAACATATACAAGGGCTATATCAAGAAATACCTGACTTTTTAGCAACCGATGAAGAAAACTATTACATTAATAAGTTAATACAAAAACAACACGACTTTAACTCGTCAGAAAATCCACGAAAACGCGAAGcaatagaaataataaaaaaagcttttgaaaataaaaattatatattgaaCGAATACGATtcaaaacaaattttagaGGCATATGATATACCTGTtgttaatacaaaaatatataaaacattgTCTGATGTAGAAAATgctgataaaataaattatccTTGTgctatgaaaatatattcagaTACAATTACCCATAAAAAGGATATTGGAGgtgttatattaaatattaattctaAAGaggaattaataaatgcttataaaaaaatatatgaaaatgtaCAAGCACATAAACAAGAAAAAGGATTTCAAGGTGTTACTATACAAGATATGATTAACATAAATGATGGAATAGAATTAATATTAGGgtattattatgataagTGCTTTGGACCAGTACTTTTATTTGGATCAGGAGGATCATAtgttgaaatatttaaagacACTGTTTTATTAATCCCACCTATTACATATTCCTATGCACATCATACAAtcaaaaatacaaaaatatataatgcacTATTAGGCAATTCATcaagatttaaaaaatgtgataTGCCAAAACTTATAACAACAATTATGAATTTCTCTGAATTAGTTTCCGATTTATTAccatatattaatgaatCCGACATAAATCCATTATTTGTATctggaaataaaatgattGCATTAGATGCACGATTCACTTTGAGAAAGActataaattttgattcgaaaaatgatttatataataaaattagtaAAAGATATCCTATGAATCTTGTTACAATTCATAATGAAAATCctaatttagaaaatttttCTAAACATATCACTAGACCTATACATGAATatgattttaaattaattcgcaaatttattaaaaacaatttagAAGAGTTACATAAAGATACGTTTTTCTTTGTAAATAAAGATCATATTATATCCGATATGTTTTCATATCAACTTTGTAATTGTGattatgaattatataatgttatattaaatatagaaaataataatattaatggattagtaaaaattgaaaacaaaaatgatttacattgctatatatatgctaaaGACAAATCTACCTTTTCTATTCTAATAGATCAAATTAACACACTttcaa